Genomic segment of Bacteroidota bacterium:
GCCCTCAGCCGGGCCATTACACTGGTAGAGAGCAGCCGGGCCGACCACCGAAAGCAGGCCTACGAACTGCTGGGGCGCCTGATGCGGCAGGCAGGGCAGGCCCGGCGTATAGGCATAACCGGTGCACCGGGGGCGGGGAAGAGCACGTTTATCGAGGCCTTTGGCCTGCACCTATGCGAGGAACTGGGCCTGCGGGTAGCCGTGCTGGCCATAGACCCTAGCAGCCGCCGGACGGGCGGAGCCATACTGGGCGACAAAACCCGTATGGAGCTGCTGAGCCGCCACCCCAATGCCTACATCCGCCCCAGTGCCGCCAGCGACTACCTGGGCGGCACTCACCGCAAAACACGCGAGGCCATGCTGCTGTGCGAGGCTGCTGGCTATGAGGTCATTATTGTAGAAACCGTAGGCGTAGGCCAGAGCGAAACGGCCGTGAGCGAGATGGTAGACTTCTTCCTGCTGCTCATGCTGGCAGGAGCCGGAGATGAGCTGCAGGGCATCAAGCGGGGCATAATGGAGATGGCCGACGCCATCCTGATAACCAAGGCGGATGGGCACAACCTGGAGCCCGCCCGAAAGGCACGACTGGAGTACCAGAATGCCCTGCACTTATTCCCCACCCCTGCCAGTGGCTGGCGGCCAGTGGTACACAGCTGCTCGGCCCTGGACAACACCGGTATAGCTGATGCCTGGAAGCTGATACAGAAATACTACCGCCACACCGAGGCCAATGGCTACCTGGCAGCCCACCGCCAGGGCCAGCTGCGAAACTGGTTTCGGGCAGGCTTTGAGGAAGAGCTGCTGCGCCGATACCTGGAAGACCCCACCTTTCAGGCCCGCAGAGACGAGCTGGAAGCGCGTGTGCTAAACCTGGAGCTGCACCCCCACCAGGCAGCCCTGATGCTGCTGAACGGATAAAATACCTACCAGCCTAGGCAAGGGGGCAGACCCTGTCCTGCCTGAAAAAAAATGGTGCCAAGTTATACTTGGCACCATTTTCAGCGGGGGGGGGGACACACATGTGTACACCCAAACCCTATTGGCCCCTTCATTTATCATCAACAACCGGTGCAAGCAAGGTACCTCCCTTTTGCCGTGGCGGA
This window contains:
- the meaB gene encoding methylmalonyl Co-A mutase-associated GTPase MeaB; the protein is MQRPLPNLEELETGIHAGSVSALSRAITLVESSRADHRKQAYELLGRLMRQAGQARRIGITGAPGAGKSTFIEAFGLHLCEELGLRVAVLAIDPSSRRTGGAILGDKTRMELLSRHPNAYIRPSAASDYLGGTHRKTREAMLLCEAAGYEVIIVETVGVGQSETAVSEMVDFFLLLMLAGAGDELQGIKRGIMEMADAILITKADGHNLEPARKARLEYQNALHLFPTPASGWRPVVHSCSALDNTGIADAWKLIQKYYRHTEANGYLAAHRQGQLRNWFRAGFEEELLRRYLEDPTFQARRDELEARVLNLELHPHQAALMLLNG